One window of Tenacibaculum maritimum NCIMB 2154 genomic DNA carries:
- a CDS encoding DUF4290 domain-containing protein — MTFDLEYNSERPLMIIPEYGRHIQKLVDHCMALETKEERNTMAKAIVDVMGNLQPHLRDVPDFKHKLWDQLFIMSDFQLDADAPYEKPSKEELKGKPEGLPYPKSASRYRYYGNNIQTMIDIALSWEEGDKKEALVFTIANHMKKCYLNWNKDTVDDAVIFKHLFELSDGRIDLRETEEKLAESKELLKKRSGQGQNTKHSKGKNNNNKYRKR, encoded by the coding sequence ATGACATTTGATTTAGAATATAATTCAGAAAGACCATTAATGATTATACCAGAATATGGTAGGCATATACAAAAATTAGTAGATCATTGTATGGCATTAGAAACCAAGGAAGAAAGAAATACAATGGCAAAGGCAATTGTAGATGTAATGGGGAATTTACAGCCCCACTTGAGAGATGTTCCTGATTTTAAGCATAAGTTATGGGATCAATTATTTATCATGTCTGATTTTCAGTTAGATGCTGATGCTCCTTATGAAAAGCCTTCAAAAGAGGAGTTGAAAGGAAAGCCAGAAGGATTACCTTATCCTAAATCAGCTTCTAGATACCGTTATTATGGAAATAATATTCAAACGATGATAGATATTGCCTTAAGTTGGGAAGAAGGAGATAAAAAAGAAGCTCTTGTGTTTACAATAGCAAATCATATGAAGAAATGTTATTTAAACTGGAACAAAGACACCGTAGATGATGCCGTAATATTTAAGCACTTATTTGAATTGTCTGATGGTAGAATAGATCTTAGGGAAACAGAAGAAAAATTGGCAGAGAGCAAAGAACTGCTAAAGAAACGATCGGGGCAAGGTCAGAATACGAAACACTCGAAAGGAAAAAATAACAATAATAAATACAGAAAGAGGTAA